A single region of the Lonchura striata isolate bLonStr1 chromosome 19, bLonStr1.mat, whole genome shotgun sequence genome encodes:
- the APOH gene encoding beta-2-glycoprotein 1 isoform X1, with amino-acid sequence MHPLALLGCLVALSHCALASKVCPRPPEVMFATLSVDKKVYEVGEEVEYTCRPGFMPNNGQRKYTCLPTGKWAFNTLLCLPKRCTPPPPLQNGKMDFEEFQYQSTVTFSCDPGYNLVGSRTSQCMADGKWTGTVPQCQPVTCAPPSLPEFGVLSFRRLNPGNVSHFLDTIQFECVPPLALIGNETATCTANGTWSSIPVCKVVTCPTPIGIENGFIEFAVRRTYHYNESVSFGCQPGFVMEGSKHSRCENTGNWSTKPACRAPCKIPVKKAVVLYNGEKKRVQNDLKDGILHGETVSFFCKNKEKSCAYTVDVACVDGNFTLPACFKERGFFSTLVKKDPSEMKACEDEA; translated from the exons ATGCATCCCCTGGCACTGCTCGGGTGCCTTGTGGCTCTGAGCCACTGCGCTCTCGCATCCAAAG TCTGTCCCAGGCCACCAGAAGTGATGTTTGCCACGCTCAGTGTAGACAAAAAGGTGTATGAAGTGGGTGAGGAAGTGGAGTACACCTGCCGGCCCGGCTTCATGCCCAACAACGGGCAGAGGAAGTACACCTGCCTCCCGACGGGCAAGTGGGCCTTCAACACCCTGCTCTGCCTCC CAAAGAGATGTACCCCTCCTCCACCCCTGCAGAATGGGAAAATGGATTTTGAAGAGTTTCAGTACCAGAGTACTGTAACTTTTTCATGTGATCCAGG CTACAACCTTGTCGGGTCAAGAACAAGCCAATGCATGGCAGATGGAAAGTGGACTGGAACTGTTCCACAGTGTCAAC CGGTGACTTGTGCACCTCCCTCGCTCCCGGAATTTGGGGTCCTCTCTTTCCGTCGCCTAAACCCTGGAAATGTCTCTCATTTCCTGGACACAATCCAGTTTGAATGTGTCCCTCCTCTTGCCCTGATTGGGAATGAGACAGCCACCTGCACGGCCAATGGCACGTGGAGCAGCATTCCAGTGTGCAAGG TTGTCACCTGCCCCACTCCAATAGGAATAGAGAACGGGTTCATAGAGTTTGCTGTGCGCAGAACCTATCACTACAATGAGAGCGTCAGCTTTGGCTGCCAGCCCGGCTTCGTGATGGAGGGATCCAAACATTCCCGCTGTGAGAACACTGGAAACTGGTCCACAAAGCCAGCCTGCAGAG CACCATGTAAAATACCAGTTAAGAAAGCTGTAGTATTGTACAACGGTGAGAAGAAGAGAGTTCAAAATGACCTGAAGGATGGCATTCTGCATGGGGAAACTGTATCCTTCTTCTGCAAGAACAAGGAAAAATCCTGTGCCTACACCGTAGATGTGGCATGTGTGGATGGCAACTTCACCCTACCTGCCTGTTTCAAAG AACGTGGCTTTTTTTCAACTCTGGTGAAGAAAGACCCCTCAGAGATGAAAGCATGTGAAGATGAAGCTTGA
- the APOH gene encoding beta-2-glycoprotein 1 isoform X2, translating to MHPLALLGCLVALSHCALASKAKRCTPPPPLQNGKMDFEEFQYQSTVTFSCDPGYNLVGSRTSQCMADGKWTGTVPQCQPVTCAPPSLPEFGVLSFRRLNPGNVSHFLDTIQFECVPPLALIGNETATCTANGTWSSIPVCKVVTCPTPIGIENGFIEFAVRRTYHYNESVSFGCQPGFVMEGSKHSRCENTGNWSTKPACRAPCKIPVKKAVVLYNGEKKRVQNDLKDGILHGETVSFFCKNKEKSCAYTVDVACVDGNFTLPACFKERGFFSTLVKKDPSEMKACEDEA from the exons ATGCATCCCCTGGCACTGCTCGGGTGCCTTGTGGCTCTGAGCCACTGCGCTCTCGCATCCAAAG CAAAGAGATGTACCCCTCCTCCACCCCTGCAGAATGGGAAAATGGATTTTGAAGAGTTTCAGTACCAGAGTACTGTAACTTTTTCATGTGATCCAGG CTACAACCTTGTCGGGTCAAGAACAAGCCAATGCATGGCAGATGGAAAGTGGACTGGAACTGTTCCACAGTGTCAAC CGGTGACTTGTGCACCTCCCTCGCTCCCGGAATTTGGGGTCCTCTCTTTCCGTCGCCTAAACCCTGGAAATGTCTCTCATTTCCTGGACACAATCCAGTTTGAATGTGTCCCTCCTCTTGCCCTGATTGGGAATGAGACAGCCACCTGCACGGCCAATGGCACGTGGAGCAGCATTCCAGTGTGCAAGG TTGTCACCTGCCCCACTCCAATAGGAATAGAGAACGGGTTCATAGAGTTTGCTGTGCGCAGAACCTATCACTACAATGAGAGCGTCAGCTTTGGCTGCCAGCCCGGCTTCGTGATGGAGGGATCCAAACATTCCCGCTGTGAGAACACTGGAAACTGGTCCACAAAGCCAGCCTGCAGAG CACCATGTAAAATACCAGTTAAGAAAGCTGTAGTATTGTACAACGGTGAGAAGAAGAGAGTTCAAAATGACCTGAAGGATGGCATTCTGCATGGGGAAACTGTATCCTTCTTCTGCAAGAACAAGGAAAAATCCTGTGCCTACACCGTAGATGTGGCATGTGTGGATGGCAACTTCACCCTACCTGCCTGTTTCAAAG AACGTGGCTTTTTTTCAACTCTGGTGAAGAAAGACCCCTCAGAGATGAAAGCATGTGAAGATGAAGCTTGA